CTGCGCCATCTCAAACGGACCTATAAGCAGGCCCTCAAACGAGAGATGGCCAGCGGAACCTACCAACCTGAACGGCCGATGATCATTCCTGGACGGGATGATGAACGATACCGAAGTTGGACATCAGTTCCGCAACCACAAGCGAATGCAGCAATCTTCTACATCATGGACGTTTCCGGTTCCATGACCGACGATCAGAAGGAAATTGTCCGCATTGAAGCCTTCTGGATCGATACCTGGCTGAAGAGCCAATACGACGGAATCGAACGTCGCTACGTTGTCCACGATGCAGTGGCTCACGAAGTCAACGAAGACACCTTCTATCGAGTCAGAGAATCTGGCGGAACGAAGATTTCATCGGCCTATCACAAGGTCGATCAGATCATTCACAGAGACTTCCCGCCTGAGCTTTGGAACATCTATATGTTCCAGTTTTCGGACGGAGACAACTGGGGAGAAGACAGTCAGGCGTGTACGAAATTCCTCACTGACGAACTTCTGCCGGTCGCCAATCTCTTTTGTTACGGGCAAGTTCGCAGCCCGTACGGAAGCGGTGAATACATCAAAGACTTGAAGCGAATTCTGGAAGCCAACGACAATCTGATTCTCAGTGAAATTGATAACAAAGACGGCATTTACGACTCAATCAAACTGTTCCTCGGCAAAGGCAAGTAAGCCTCGTTGATCAGTCCGAGTTCATGCCCTGGCTTCTGATGACGGAAGGTGAGTGTTGTGTCACTGATCGGACAGACTCATGAGAAATTGCACGCGATTGCCGACGCGGTGGCAGAGCGATCGATCAAGCTTCAAACACGCATCGTCTTCGCTGAAAGTTGCACCTCTGGACTGATCGCTGCCACGCTCTCTCGATACCCGGGTGTCTCAGAAGTTCTCTGTGGGAGTTGCGTCACTTACCGGAACGCAACCAAACATCAGTGGCTGGGAGTTGATGAGAAGTCGCTCGCCGACCCTCAAGTGGGACCGGTTTCGCAGATCGTCTCGGAACAGATGGCGAAGGGAGTTCTTTCACTCACTCCGGAAGCAGTTGTCGCGGTCTCAATCACCGGACATCTCGGTCCCAATGCGCCCGACGATCTCGACGGGATCGCGTACTCCACGATCTGTTTTCGTTCTGATCAAAACCCAGTCACTCGGAAATTGAATTTGGACGGTGAACTCGACGTCCATCTGGAAAAGCGCTACTTCCGTCAATTGTCGGCTGCCCGTCAGGTTCTGCATTTCCTCGACGAGCAACTCAATACGCGGGCGTAGGCCAATCCATCCTCCGGTGAGCTTTCGCTGGTTTTCTATGGGGATCTCTCCGTCCTATCAGCCCCGGAAATGACGTCTCTACTCGAAATCTTCGGAGCAAAGCCACGCTTCCAAATTGCAACGCAATTTTTCGACACCGGGTGGTGAAGATCGGTCAGAGAATTCCCTGCACGTTGCATTTTGTGAACTAGACTTTCGAATGCATTGAGTGCCGTTGGTGCTCAAATCTGCATTGAGAAACTGGTTACTCCGACGAGACATACGCGAAATCCGCAAGAATCACCTCAGTGAATGACTGTGCGTTCACACGCATCGCGCACTCCATTCCGCGTTGTTTCACGGCATCCTGGCCCCCACTAACGGGTCAGAGCAGCACAATTTTCGCCGATCCGGTCTGAGTCAGGCTCTCATCCCCGAATTCATTGATAAAAATTTCGAAGCATTCATTGGGCATCACCATGGACGACCCGAACCTCATTGATGAACTGCAACGCGAAGTCGAATCCAAAGAGGCCGTCATTCTGGCGTTAACCTCTCAATTGGAAACGACGGCAGAGCAGCTCGAACGGATGCGGCGTACCGGTCCTGTCAGCGGACAGAAAGAATCCGGTTTTGGAGCTGGTGTCAACGCGCAGATTCGTGACTTTCTCGCCGAGTTTGATGAGTCATCGCCGCTCGAACATTTCGAACGCATTGAAATTGGGATCGAGCAGATCCTCGAAATTCTGGCCGGCTCGAATACGTCTATAGCTGAGCTTCGCAAACTTCCGAAGGACGAGTTAGAAAACACTCTCTCCGAAGATGAGGAGTCCGACGAAGAAGCCGTCGCTGAGAAAACTGCCGAGGAGAAAGAAGAAGACTTCTGGGCTGCGACCAAAGCGCGACTCATGCAAGAAGCAGATTCGCAACACGACGAAGATGAAATGGGAGCGTTGTTCTCCGGCGAAAAGAAAGACGCTTCATCTGACAGCGCCGCTGATGAGGATGATGAAGAAGCCACTCCCGAAGCCAAAGCTCCTGTGCTTCAACCGGTTTCAATTCCTCCTGAACCCGAGGAAATGCCGGAACTTCCTAAACCCGTTACCACCATCACGGACGCCAAAAAACTGGAAGAAGCAGTCACTGAACGCGATCAATTCATCTCTTATCTCGTCGGTCGCCTGCGCCGAGCAGAATCGTATCCGTTTCCTCCCATCAACTGGGAAAGCGCGATGTCAGTGCCTGAGGACCTCAAGAAGTCCGTCATGGTCCTCGAAAAGCACCTCAAAGACCACCTGCGCCAATCCGAACTCTCTGTTTCCCTGGAACGCGCTGCTTTGACACGTGAGCGATCGAAACTTTGTCAGGTCAAAAGCCAACTACAAGATGAGATCCAAAAGATGGTCGCGATCTCGAACGCACCTGCTCGTTCAACTCCAGAAGAGAGAATGAACCGTTTGTTCGACTTGCCCAAAGACACCGGTCCAAAAACTCTGGAGTAGATGATCGGTCGAGATGGTCTTCGCACACGTTGCGAATCAAGCCGCAATTCAGATGCAGAAAGACAGGTCGTTGAACCAGATTGCTAGTTCTGGGCGACCAGGTGGCACGCCACACACGCTTTCACGAGTGCTTCTTCGCTATGGCCGGTTTCAACTTCGGTTCCCCAGAGACACGCTGTCTGCGTTTCATAAGCATGCGGACGGGATTCAGACTGAACCACTGAAAGCCCTGCCAGACAGGTCGCCACTCCGGTCAGAAATGCTGCCATGTATTTCCAAGTCGCATTGCGTCCATCTCGCTTCGCTGGAGAAAACTCTCTCTGCGATGACGGAATCGTCACGAAACCTTCAGGCGCGAGGCGTTGCTGCAACTGTACGGCAGCTGAGTGAGCGAGTTCCTGATTCTCAACCGAGGAGTCTTGATCAAAGTTGAACTTCGGTGAAGGAACCTCTCGTTCCTGTTCACCCGACAACATCGGCGAAATCACATCGACGAAACAACAGCATCGATCACATTGACGCAGATGCGTTTCAAAATCTTTCGACCTGGGCAGGTCTTCGAGAATTACGTCCAGGAAATCATCACAATTCATCGGTCAACCATTCGCGATGGGTTCGCGTGAAACGAGTGAGCGTTATTCGTTAAAGAATACCCGTTCCCCGATCAATTGGCGAGACCAAGTGCAAATTGACGGCCGAATTCTGAATCCCAGCCGAAGACGTGATGAATCCTATTGCTACTCAATCACAGAGTAATCGGGATAGACCATTGGTTTGGTGATCAGGTTTGGAGCTGGCTTGGCATACTTCCGAGCTTCGAAATTCTCTTCAGCATCGATGTATGCTTCCGGGTTCCAGCAGCCTTCGATCAACTCGATACTGCTGGCTCGGAGAGTTTGTCCCGTCCGAAAACTGAGATCCGCCAGAGCAACATTGTACTGAGTGATTGACCTCGCCAGATTCACTTCTGACTCAGCAACACGCATCTCCGCTCGCAATAGTGGCTCGAGTTCCGGATCGTTGTCGATGGCATAGCGGAACTGGGCGAATGCGAGCTTCCGTGCCTCTTCAGCAGCGAGATACTGGTTATAGGAGTTTCGACTCTCTTCGTAAGCGAGATCGATTGTTCGGAACGAGTCCGCCACTTCATGACTGAGTTCCACTTCCTGTTCTGCCAGCACTGCTCTTGCTTTCGCAAGCTGTAGTTCCAGCGACTGAACTTGAGTCTTGGCGAATCGACGTCCGATCGGAACGGAGAACTCAACGCCCACATTCCAGCCGGTTTGACCAGCATTTAACATGGACTGGTAATAGTTCTCGACAGCTGGCGGAATCTGCGGCCCCGAATCGCCCCGACCGAACAGTTCGTCACCGAATCCGTTGATGCGGTAGCCACTCACGAAATCGAGTCGCGGCATCAGCAGGTTTTCGGCAGCCCGCAGTTGCAGCTCAAAGCTGCGAATCGACCACTTCTGCCTTCGCACCTCAGGACGCTTCACGAGCGCGTCGGACATGGCAACTTCCCAGCTCGGGACGAACTCAGCGGTGATGGGTTCGTCGATAGGACGAATCACTCTTCCGTCGTTGACCGGGAGCCCCATCAATCGCCGCAGCTGTGCTTCCGTCGAATAGATCGAGTTTCGTGCGCGATCGACTTCTGCCTTCGTATCCAGATAGATACTTCGCAGATTCAGCTCCGTACGCCCCCCGGGTCCAGTCCCAGCTTGTCGCTTGGCTTCGGCAACCTGGAAGGACTGGTTGGCCATCTCTTCGATTCGACTTTGCAAATCGAACGTGATGTAGTCGAGGTGCAGCCGCCAGTAAAGTTCTTCGACATCGTGAACGAGTTGTTGGACGGCCTGTTCAAACTCGGCCAACTCCATGTCGTTCTCAATCCGGGCGATCACGACACCCTGTTGAACCCCCGTGACTCCTTGAATGTTTTCCGAGATCGGCCCGGCAATTCGCGTGTATTCAACGCCTCCCCCGGCCAGCAATGGCTGTCGGAATTGGAGCGACGTCGCTCCTTCGTAGACCGAAGGAAAGAGTTGCGGTTCTCCCGGTCCGGCAGGAATATTTCGCCCTGTTCGCACGACGCTGTGAGCCAGTGTCAATTGACCACCGGTCGCCAGTCGTTTGAAGAAAGAGGCATTGAACGAATCTGTCGACTCTTGCAGAACTGTACCCGCGAGCCGCCCCAAAGCGATCGTATTGTTTTGAATGGTATTGTTCTGACCGTACAAGAGCTGAGTCGTAAACTGCGTATCGAAGTCTGACAACGCAGCTTCGACACCACGTTGACCGAACAGCACTCCGCTTTCCTGAATCGCAGGATCGAAGACCGATTGCACGAATTGCGGGTTCGCCAGAATCGGATTCCCGGGACTCAAGAACTGTCCGGAACTTCGAATCACGTGGCTGTTCAACAGGGCCGTTTGGATGGCTTCCGCCAGACTCAAATCCCAGATCTCATCTTTGGTGCGATCTCGAATGCGTCGCGGCGGAACAGCGAAGTTCACCTTTGAAGAAACCGGACCTTCCAAGTCTGTGTAGGCAATCTGCGTCGCTCGATCGAGGTAATCTGCAGAATGCTCTGTCCCGAGATAGGTCGGTAATTCTCCGCGTTGACGACATGCGGAGATCATCGTCAGGCAGCTTCCGACCACAATCCAAAGCGAAAGTGGTTTCAAGCGCCTCCAGCGTGTGTGACGACCGCGAGGTGTCATGACAGTCCCTGATTCAAATCCATCCCACCCTGAGGTGGCGCATGCGGCACGCTCCCCCCGAGTGCGCACGACCATGCTTTCAGATTCTTCGTGTTGTCACAGCACTCGGTCTCAGCCTATTTGGGAAATTTGACGGTCAATTCCGTAGAATCGACAAGACCGGTTTT
This DNA window, taken from Thalassoglobus sp. JC818, encodes the following:
- a CDS encoding DUF444 family protein; this encodes MTRTVERDLRRFNEIVRGKIRKDLRRYVNHGEMIGRKGRETVSIPVPNIEIPHFQHGQKGSGGTGQGEGDPGQPIGRGDDEGEGIGPAGNEPGRHIREVEVSFDELAEMLAQDLELPNIIPKGQDSIQAIKNKYNTIARTGPNSLRHLKRTYKQALKREMASGTYQPERPMIIPGRDDERYRSWTSVPQPQANAAIFYIMDVSGSMTDDQKEIVRIEAFWIDTWLKSQYDGIERRYVVHDAVAHEVNEDTFYRVRESGGTKISSAYHKVDQIIHRDFPPELWNIYMFQFSDGDNWGEDSQACTKFLTDELLPVANLFCYGQVRSPYGSGEYIKDLKRILEANDNLILSEIDNKDGIYDSIKLFLGKGK
- a CDS encoding nicotinamide-nucleotide amidohydrolase family protein, whose amino-acid sequence is MSLIGQTHEKLHAIADAVAERSIKLQTRIVFAESCTSGLIAATLSRYPGVSEVLCGSCVTYRNATKHQWLGVDEKSLADPQVGPVSQIVSEQMAKGVLSLTPEAVVAVSITGHLGPNAPDDLDGIAYSTICFRSDQNPVTRKLNLDGELDVHLEKRYFRQLSAARQVLHFLDEQLNTRA
- a CDS encoding TolC family protein; translation: MTPRGRHTRWRRLKPLSLWIVVGSCLTMISACRQRGELPTYLGTEHSADYLDRATQIAYTDLEGPVSSKVNFAVPPRRIRDRTKDEIWDLSLAEAIQTALLNSHVIRSSGQFLSPGNPILANPQFVQSVFDPAIQESGVLFGQRGVEAALSDFDTQFTTQLLYGQNNTIQNNTIALGRLAGTVLQESTDSFNASFFKRLATGGQLTLAHSVVRTGRNIPAGPGEPQLFPSVYEGATSLQFRQPLLAGGGVEYTRIAGPISENIQGVTGVQQGVVIARIENDMELAEFEQAVQQLVHDVEELYWRLHLDYITFDLQSRIEEMANQSFQVAEAKRQAGTGPGGRTELNLRSIYLDTKAEVDRARNSIYSTEAQLRRLMGLPVNDGRVIRPIDEPITAEFVPSWEVAMSDALVKRPEVRRQKWSIRSFELQLRAAENLLMPRLDFVSGYRINGFGDELFGRGDSGPQIPPAVENYYQSMLNAGQTGWNVGVEFSVPIGRRFAKTQVQSLELQLAKARAVLAEQEVELSHEVADSFRTIDLAYEESRNSYNQYLAAEEARKLAFAQFRYAIDNDPELEPLLRAEMRVAESEVNLARSITQYNVALADLSFRTGQTLRASSIELIEGCWNPEAYIDAEENFEARKYAKPAPNLITKPMVYPDYSVIE